One region of Cydia fagiglandana chromosome 15, ilCydFagi1.1, whole genome shotgun sequence genomic DNA includes:
- the LOC134671543 gene encoding cuticle protein 79-like, which yields MRYLVLFTVLAVAAAAPRPGGLIGGYGLGGYGLGDYGLGGYGLGGLGLGHGVSSVSVVQQPVAVAQPVAVAQPVVHAAPVVQAVHAAPVAIAKPAATSYSSFQQVVHPVSIAQPVVHAAPVISQPIVHAPIAQPIVHAPIAQPIVHAPFAQPIVQSYHAPAIASVGYGHGW from the exons ATGCGATACTTA GTATTATTTACAGTCCTGGCCGTGGCGGCAGCCGCGCCGAGGCCCGGAGGCCTTATCGGCGGCTACGGCCTCGGCGGCTACGGCCTGGGCGACTACGGCCTCGGCGGCTACGGATTAGGCGGCCTCGGACTAGGACACGGG GTGTCATCAGTCAGCGTAGTACAGCAACCAGTAGCGGTTGCCCAACCCGTGGCTGTTGCGCAACCAGTAGTGCACGCCGCGCCAGTAGTGCAGGCAGTCCACGCCGCACCCGTAGCCATAGCTAAGCCTGCTGCCACTAGCTACTCTTCGTTCCAACAG GTCGTCCACCCAGTCTCAATCGCACAGCCAGTGGTCCACGCCGCTCCAGTTATCTCACAGCCCATCGTGCACGCACCGATCGCACAGCCCATCGTGCACGCACCGATCGCACAGCCCATCGTGCACGCGCCATTCGCACAGCCCATCGTGCAATCGTACCACGCGCCAGCGATCGCCTCCGTGGGCTACGGACACGGATGGTAG
- the LOC134671449 gene encoding endothelin-converting enzyme 1 isoform X1 codes for MNAWPGEGGDVMGPTVTRTGSAKTTTPPLKNGNDLRESGYLIAVGSRTARFRRKHQSKMLLIMLLVLLLLLLCIAIVMTVLYIKQKRHRPPRVCETKECLRSAANLALSMDTSADPCDDFYKYVCGNWAVDHPRPDAYRSYDWFRDKQTKVYTVVRDFLSGNGSGPRPVQQAKDMYAACMDTETLDKLGLKPVIKVLETLNLPPYPTFVNITEDFDYSSYSFDWLETVIQVKVKLGMDVLIGFDIFTDPRNSSVYRLVMGSPETTNPFPSVHNERKRHAGKKSQRLGIPTNPNKPDDSILFNNEHYFESMEKSSDENKHAHIYKIFYAELIKLFVLESGGNDITKLSETELDQNIFLTADEYWSINSDLYQLESDNSTMSDEELFSNIPEFTVDEIQAHTDAVVESNNATASPIWKRYLEGVFNISNVELDFKNDKILVSDADLKYMALMSALVAKTPPVVLELYVWIKVMEVMSVHTTSEIRSLFQRSYDAMHPHRAAPTPRSLMCASAVNDLMGMAVSYAIADPSFYNVTKPKIKTMLHEMKNALSHLVGQVKWMDDDTKLATYQKIIQMKSLIGFPDWLLDEGKLEQYYEGVEVNVDTHLDNMINIIQVKIKKALNRFRGGNNFTWATDPTEVNAYHTFQENTITIPLVMLQYPFFDLGLDSLNYGSLGTVLGHEITHGFDNFGRQFDKNGNMLAWWSNSTVHAFINMTQCFVDQYNDYYIPELDEHVDGKKTLGENIADNGGLREAFAALKEHLRKHGPEPKLPGFEHMSSEQLFFLSYGNLWCGVSTKESLEDELSDEHSPQALRARGALQNSADFARAWRCRRGSPMNPATRCVIF; via the exons ATGAATGCGTGGCCCGGTGAAGGGGGGGATGTTATGGGTCCCACGGTTACCA GAACGGGAAGCGCCAAGACCACTACACCTCCGTTGAAGAATGGGAACGATTTGCGGGAGTCAGGATACCTGATCGCCGTAGGCTCGAGAACAGCCAG ATTCAGAAGAAAACACCAAAGCAAAATGCTTTTAATCATGCTGTTAGTGCTTCTACTGCTTTTACTGTGTATAGCCATTGTTATGACCGTTCTTT ATATTAAACAAAAGCGACATAGGCCGCCCAGGGTCTGCGAGACCAAGGAGTGTCTCCGTTCTGCCGCCAACCTTGCTCTATCTATGGATACCTCTGCAGATCCTTGTGATGACTTTTACAag TACGTTTGCGGTAACTGGGCCGTCGACCATCCGCGCCCGGACGCGTACCGCTCCTACGACTGGTTTCGAGACAAGCAGACCAAGGTGTACACCGTCGTGAGGGACTTCTTGAGTGGCAACGGCTCGGGACCCCGGCCTGTGCAGCAGGCGAAGGATATGTATGCAGCTTGTATGGACACAG AAACCCTGGACAAACTCGGCCTTAAACCAGTCATAAAAGTGCTCGAAACCCTAAACCTCCCCCCGTACCCCACTTTCGTCAATATCACTGAAGACTTCGACTATTCCTCGTATAGCTTCGACTGGTTGGAGACGGTGATTCAGGTGAAAGTGAAGCTGGGCATGGATGTGTTGATCGGGTTTGACATATTCACTGATCCGAGGAATTCTTCGGTGTATAGGCTGGTGATGGGTTCACCTGAGACTACTAATCCTTTTCCTAG TGTACATAACGAAAGAAAACGTCACGCTGGCAAGAAAAGCCAAAGACTTGGTATCCCAACCAACCCTAACAAGCCAGATGACTCCATCCTATTCAACAACGAACATTACTTTGAAAGTATGGAGAAATCGAGCGACGAGAATAAGCACGCacacatttacaaaatattttacgcAGAACTTATAAAGCTGTTTGTTTTGGAATCTGGCGGCAATGATATCACCAAACTTAGCGAAACTGAACTTGATCAGAACATATTTTTGACTGCCGATGAATATTGGTCTATCAATAGTGATCTGTATCAG TTAGAATCTGATAACAGTACAATGTCTGACGAAGAATTATTCTCAAATATACCAGAATTCACTGTAGATGAAATCCAAGCACACACAGATGCTGTAGTAGAGAGCAACAATGCTACAGCGTCTCCTATTTGGAAACGATATTTGGAAGGAGTTTTCAATATCAGTAACGTTGAGCtcgatttcaaaaatgacaagaTTTTGGTGTCTGATGCTGATTTGAAATATATGGCGCTGATGTCGGCGTTGGTTGCTAAGACACCACCAGTTGTATTGGAATTGTATGTTTGGATCAAG GTGATGGAAGTAATGTCCGTTCACACAACATCCGAAATCCGTTCTCTGTTTCAACGTTCATACGACGCAATGCACCCGCACCGCGCGGCCCCGACGCCGCGCAGCCTCATGTGTGCAAGCGCTGTTAATGACCTGATGGGCATGGCTGTGTCCTACGCCATTGCTGACCCTAGCTTCTACAACGTCACTAAACCCAAG ATTAAAACCATGCTCCACGAAATGAAGAACGCTCTATCCCACCTAGTTGGACAAGTCAAATGGATGGACGACGACACGAAGCTAGCGACATATCAGAAGATCATCCAAATGAAATCACTCATAGGCTTCCCCGACTGGCTGCTAGATGAAGGAAAACTAGAACAGTATTACGAAGGCGTAGAAGTCAATGTGGACACACATTTGGATAACATGATAAATATAATACAAGTAAAGATTAAGAAGGCCCTGAATAGGTTTAGAGGTGGAAATAACTTCACGTGGGCTACTGATCCTACGGAAGTTAACGCTTATCATACTTTTCAAGAGAACACTATAA CTATACCTCTTGTAATGTTGCAATATCCATTCTTTGATTTGGGACTAGA CTCACTCAACTATGGCTCGCTTGGTACTGTGCTGGGTCACGAGATAACTCATGGATTTGACAACTTTG GTCGgcaatttgacaaaaacggcaATATGCTGGCATGGTGGTCGAACAGCACAGTGCATGCCTTCATTAACATGACCCAGTGCTTCGTGGACCAGTACAACGACTACTACATCCCTGAGTTAGATGAACAT GTAGACGGCAAGAAGACCCTAGGCGAGAACATAGCCGACAACGGAGGCCTACGGGAGGCCTTCGCGGCGCTGAAGGAGCACCTGCGTAAGCACGGCCCCGAGCCCAAGTTGCCGGGCTTCGAGCATATGAGCTCGGAACAGCTGTTCTTCCTGTCTTATGGAAAT CTATGGTGCGGTGTTTC
- the LOC134671449 gene encoding endothelin-converting enzyme 1 isoform X2 gives MNAWPGEGGDVMGPTVTRTGSAKTTTPPLKNGNDLRESGYLIAVGSRTARFRRKHQSKMLLIMLLVLLLLLLCIAIVMTVLYIKQKRHRPPRVCETKECLRSAANLALSMDTSADPCDDFYKYVCGDWAVDHPRPDAYPSYDWFRDKQMKVYAVVKDFLSGNGSGPRPVQQPKDMYAACMDTETLDKLGLKPVIKVLETLNLPPYPTFVNITEDFDYSSYSFDWLETVIQVKVKLGMDVLIGFDIFTDPRNSSVYRLVMGSPETTNPFPSVHNERKRHAGKKSQRLGIPTNPNKPDDSILFNNEHYFESMEKSSDENKHAHIYKIFYAELIKLFVLESGGNDITKLSETELDQNIFLTADEYWSINSDLYQLESDNSTMSDEELFSNIPEFTVDEIQAHTDAVVESNNATASPIWKRYLEGVFNISNVELDFKNDKILVSDADLKYMALMSALVAKTPPVVLELYVWIKVMEVMSVHTTSEIRSLFQRSYDAMHPHRAAPTPRSLMCASAVNDLMGMAVSYAIADPSFYNVTKPKIKTMLHEMKNALSHLVGQVKWMDDDTKLATYQKIIQMKSLIGFPDWLLDEGKLEQYYEGVEVNVDTHLDNMINIIQVKIKKALNRFRGGNNFTWATDPTEVNAYHTFQENTITIPLVMLQYPFFDLGLDSLNYGSLGTVLGHEITHGFDNFGRQFDKNGNMLAWWSNSTVHAFINMTQCFVDQYNDYYIPELDEHVDGKKTLGENIADNGGLREAFAALKEHLRKHGPEPKLPGFEHMSSEQLFFLSYGNLWCGVSTKESLEDELSDEHSPQALRARGALQNSADFARAWRCRRGSPMNPATRCVIF, from the exons ATGAATGCGTGGCCCGGTGAAGGGGGGGATGTTATGGGTCCCACGGTTACCA GAACGGGAAGCGCCAAGACCACTACACCTCCGTTGAAGAATGGGAACGATTTGCGGGAGTCAGGATACCTGATCGCCGTAGGCTCGAGAACAGCCAG ATTCAGAAGAAAACACCAAAGCAAAATGCTTTTAATCATGCTGTTAGTGCTTCTACTGCTTTTACTGTGTATAGCCATTGTTATGACCGTTCTTT ATATTAAACAAAAGCGACATAGGCCGCCCAGGGTCTGCGAGACCAAGGAGTGTCTCCGTTCTGCCGCCAACCTTGCTCTATCTATGGATACCTCTGCAGATCCTTGTGATGACTTTTACAag TACGTGTGTGGTGACTGGGCAGTAGACCACCCGCGTCCAGACGCCTACCCCTCCTACGATTGGTTCAGAGACAAACAGATGAAGGTTTACGCCGTCGTGAAGGACTTCCTGAGTGGCAACGGCTCGGGGCCCCGGCCTGTGCAGCAGCCGAAGGATATGTATGCAGCTTGTATGGACACAG AAACCCTGGACAAACTCGGCCTTAAACCAGTCATAAAAGTGCTCGAAACCCTAAACCTCCCCCCGTACCCCACTTTCGTCAATATCACTGAAGACTTCGACTATTCCTCGTATAGCTTCGACTGGTTGGAGACGGTGATTCAGGTGAAAGTGAAGCTGGGCATGGATGTGTTGATCGGGTTTGACATATTCACTGATCCGAGGAATTCTTCGGTGTATAGGCTGGTGATGGGTTCACCTGAGACTACTAATCCTTTTCCTAG TGTACATAACGAAAGAAAACGTCACGCTGGCAAGAAAAGCCAAAGACTTGGTATCCCAACCAACCCTAACAAGCCAGATGACTCCATCCTATTCAACAACGAACATTACTTTGAAAGTATGGAGAAATCGAGCGACGAGAATAAGCACGCacacatttacaaaatattttacgcAGAACTTATAAAGCTGTTTGTTTTGGAATCTGGCGGCAATGATATCACCAAACTTAGCGAAACTGAACTTGATCAGAACATATTTTTGACTGCCGATGAATATTGGTCTATCAATAGTGATCTGTATCAG TTAGAATCTGATAACAGTACAATGTCTGACGAAGAATTATTCTCAAATATACCAGAATTCACTGTAGATGAAATCCAAGCACACACAGATGCTGTAGTAGAGAGCAACAATGCTACAGCGTCTCCTATTTGGAAACGATATTTGGAAGGAGTTTTCAATATCAGTAACGTTGAGCtcgatttcaaaaatgacaagaTTTTGGTGTCTGATGCTGATTTGAAATATATGGCGCTGATGTCGGCGTTGGTTGCTAAGACACCACCAGTTGTATTGGAATTGTATGTTTGGATCAAG GTGATGGAAGTAATGTCCGTTCACACAACATCCGAAATCCGTTCTCTGTTTCAACGTTCATACGACGCAATGCACCCGCACCGCGCGGCCCCGACGCCGCGCAGCCTCATGTGTGCAAGCGCTGTTAATGACCTGATGGGCATGGCTGTGTCCTACGCCATTGCTGACCCTAGCTTCTACAACGTCACTAAACCCAAG ATTAAAACCATGCTCCACGAAATGAAGAACGCTCTATCCCACCTAGTTGGACAAGTCAAATGGATGGACGACGACACGAAGCTAGCGACATATCAGAAGATCATCCAAATGAAATCACTCATAGGCTTCCCCGACTGGCTGCTAGATGAAGGAAAACTAGAACAGTATTACGAAGGCGTAGAAGTCAATGTGGACACACATTTGGATAACATGATAAATATAATACAAGTAAAGATTAAGAAGGCCCTGAATAGGTTTAGAGGTGGAAATAACTTCACGTGGGCTACTGATCCTACGGAAGTTAACGCTTATCATACTTTTCAAGAGAACACTATAA CTATACCTCTTGTAATGTTGCAATATCCATTCTTTGATTTGGGACTAGA CTCACTCAACTATGGCTCGCTTGGTACTGTGCTGGGTCACGAGATAACTCATGGATTTGACAACTTTG GTCGgcaatttgacaaaaacggcaATATGCTGGCATGGTGGTCGAACAGCACAGTGCATGCCTTCATTAACATGACCCAGTGCTTCGTGGACCAGTACAACGACTACTACATCCCTGAGTTAGATGAACAT GTAGACGGCAAGAAGACCCTAGGCGAGAACATAGCCGACAACGGAGGCCTACGGGAGGCCTTCGCGGCGCTGAAGGAGCACCTGCGTAAGCACGGCCCCGAGCCCAAGTTGCCGGGCTTCGAGCATATGAGCTCGGAACAGCTGTTCTTCCTGTCTTATGGAAAT CTATGGTGCGGTGTTTC